The Endozoicomonas montiporae CL-33 genome contains a region encoding:
- the gspF gene encoding type II secretion system inner membrane protein GspF, with the protein MAAFEYIALDQEGKQHRGTLEADSNRQVRQILRDRQWTPLSVDAVDEQKKSEAGGLPSLFQRGVSAVELATITRQLATLIQAAMPVEEALQGVASQQDKRRLKNILLAIRSKVLEGYTLAQSLESFPQIFPQMYRATVAAGEHAGYLDKVLNRLADYTEARMQSMQKVQQALLYPVILMVAAVGIVSFLLGYVVPDVVKVFVDTGQELPGITVALIAASEGFQSYWPVLFILIFTAVFVCKQSLKKPSVRLSWDQVFLRLPILGRFSRSLSAARFASTLSILTRSGVSLVEALMIAAQVVENRAIRGAVIDAAKKVSEGSSLNKALSGAGYFPPLMLHMISSGESTGELDEMLERTAQNQQMELDGRIAMLLGLFEPLMLVVMGGVVMVIVLAILLPILNMNQLLN; encoded by the coding sequence ATGGCTGCATTTGAATACATAGCCCTCGACCAGGAGGGGAAACAACACCGGGGAACCCTTGAGGCTGACAGTAATCGTCAGGTTCGTCAGATCTTGCGTGACCGCCAGTGGACCCCCCTGTCTGTCGATGCGGTTGATGAACAGAAAAAGAGTGAGGCAGGCGGGTTGCCTTCGTTGTTTCAGCGGGGAGTGTCGGCAGTCGAACTGGCAACTATCACCCGACAGCTGGCGACGTTGATTCAGGCTGCCATGCCGGTTGAAGAAGCCTTGCAGGGCGTGGCTTCACAGCAGGATAAAAGACGGTTGAAAAATATCCTGCTGGCGATTCGCTCCAAGGTTCTGGAAGGTTATACGCTGGCTCAGAGTCTTGAAAGTTTTCCCCAGATTTTTCCCCAGATGTATCGTGCGACGGTTGCAGCAGGTGAACATGCAGGCTACCTGGATAAAGTACTAAATCGTCTGGCGGATTATACCGAAGCCCGTATGCAGTCCATGCAAAAGGTTCAGCAGGCTTTGCTCTACCCTGTCATTCTGATGGTTGCAGCGGTTGGTATTGTCAGCTTTTTGTTGGGCTATGTGGTGCCTGATGTCGTTAAAGTCTTTGTTGATACCGGTCAGGAGTTGCCGGGGATAACCGTTGCATTAATTGCTGCCAGTGAGGGCTTTCAGTCTTACTGGCCGGTGCTGTTTATTCTGATTTTTACGGCAGTGTTTGTTTGTAAACAGTCGTTGAAAAAACCTTCCGTTCGATTGTCATGGGATCAGGTTTTTCTGCGTTTGCCGATTCTTGGTCGTTTCAGTCGCAGCCTGAGTGCTGCGCGTTTTGCCAGCACCCTGAGTATTCTTACCCGCTCGGGGGTGTCACTGGTTGAAGCTTTAATGATCGCTGCTCAGGTGGTGGAAAATCGCGCTATTCGTGGTGCGGTGATTGATGCGGCAAAAAAAGTCAGCGAAGGCTCCAGTCTTAATAAAGCCTTATCGGGCGCGGGTTATTTTCCACCATTGATGCTGCATATGATCAGCAGTGGCGAATCGACCGGTGAACTTGATGAAATGCTGGAACGAACAGCACAAAACCAGCAAATGGAGCTGGATGGTCGCATTGCCATGCTGCTGGGGTTGTTTGAACCTTTAATGCTGGTGGTGATGGGAGGTGTTGTCATGGTCATAGTGCTGGCGATTCTTCTGCCTATTCTCAATATGAACCAGTTGCTGAACTGA
- the gspG gene encoding type II secretion system major pseudopilin GspG: MKLDTREKQNKKQSGRTVVRQSGFTLIEIMVVVVILGILAAMVAPKILSRPDQAKVTVARSDIETVSQALELFRLDNGFYPTTDQGLDALVKKPTVAPEPRNWNPEGYLKRMPVDPWGNPYLYLQPGNHGKYDLYSQGADGREGGDGLDADITNWDDTDS, from the coding sequence ATGAAGCTAGATACGCGAGAAAAGCAAAACAAAAAACAGTCTGGACGAACAGTGGTGCGTCAGAGCGGTTTCACCTTGATTGAAATCATGGTGGTTGTCGTCATTCTGGGCATTCTGGCTGCAATGGTCGCGCCTAAAATTCTCAGCCGCCCTGATCAGGCCAAGGTAACCGTTGCCCGTTCAGACATTGAGACAGTTTCTCAGGCTCTTGAGTTATTCAGGCTTGATAATGGTTTCTATCCGACGACTGATCAGGGATTGGATGCATTGGTTAAGAAACCGACTGTTGCACCTGAGCCGCGCAACTGGAATCCGGAAGGCTATCTGAAACGCATGCCCGTTGACCCATGGGGTAATCCTTACCTTTATCTGCAGCCGGGGAATCATGGGAAATATGACCTCTATTCTCAGGGTGCTGATGGACGTGAAGGGGGCGATGGGCTCGATGCTGATATCACTAACTGGGACGATACTGATTCGTGA
- a CDS encoding GspH/FimT family pseudopilin, giving the protein MKLKAQQGFTLVELLVVLLIIGILLGITLLSPITGSAQKTTQQQAGRLQVLFEQVRDKALLENAEYGFSVDEDGFYRWWVLPLESREWLSINEKPFQPYRPPASIEIVLNTADVALPALDFNEDGPSVVFYSDRQVTPFALSVSPVENKKQTVVLQTDGLSDIEVTR; this is encoded by the coding sequence GTGAAGTTGAAGGCGCAGCAGGGTTTTACGCTGGTTGAGTTACTGGTTGTCCTTCTTATCATTGGCATACTGCTTGGGATCACCTTGCTGAGTCCGATCACAGGCAGTGCACAGAAAACAACACAGCAGCAAGCTGGACGACTTCAGGTATTGTTCGAACAGGTAAGAGACAAAGCATTACTGGAAAATGCCGAATATGGTTTTTCCGTTGATGAAGATGGCTTTTATCGCTGGTGGGTGTTGCCTCTGGAGAGTCGTGAGTGGCTGTCTATCAATGAAAAACCTTTTCAGCCTTACCGGCCACCTGCATCCATTGAGATAGTATTGAATACTGCCGACGTGGCACTGCCTGCTCTCGATTTTAATGAGGACGGGCCTTCTGTTGTATTTTACTCTGACAGACAGGTTACACCTTTTGCTTTGTCCGTCAGTCCCGTTGAAAACAAAAAACAAACGGTGGTTTTGCAAACCGATGGCTTGTCGGATATTGAGGTTACCCGCTGA
- the gspI gene encoding type II secretion system minor pseudopilin GspI yields MRLPADCSRGFTLIEVMVALAIFAVAAAMLMLSDGNSIRQTRYMQEKVLAAQVADQYMSRLQAERNWPDKGVKGRNETYAGYDWYIRQVTRTTNMPDFRKVVVEVFAGRTKPEDDDTGLYSITSYFRKPKK; encoded by the coding sequence TTGAGGTTACCCGCTGATTGCAGCAGAGGTTTTACGCTAATTGAAGTGATGGTGGCGCTGGCTATTTTTGCTGTCGCCGCTGCCATGTTGATGCTGTCAGATGGCAACAGTATTCGACAGACAAGGTATATGCAGGAAAAAGTTCTGGCGGCTCAGGTTGCAGACCAGTACATGAGCCGTTTGCAGGCCGAGAGAAACTGGCCGGACAAAGGTGTCAAAGGGAGGAATGAAACCTATGCCGGATATGACTGGTATATACGGCAGGTGACCCGAACGACCAATATGCCGGATTTCAGAAAAGTAGTGGTTGAGGTGTTTGCTGGTCGGACTAAGCCTGAAGACGATGACACGGGACTGTATTCCATCACTTCATATTTCAGGAAGCCCAAGAAATGA
- the gspJ gene encoding type II secretion system minor pseudopilin GspJ produces MMRSRGFTLIELMIAILIFAMISTAAYKLFDSVSRAQQVTDGILDHLDVLQRTMVVIEKDLIQVAPRPVRDEFGDRQKAVQAPGRNGELLEFTRFGWRNPLQEIRSNMQRVAYALEEEELVRYYWLMLDRAPDPVVVRQVLMQGVTGVRLKFMDEKKRWQSTWPPKKQGQQAAATPTATGAGGAGKEGGEERPQMPHALELTFQHREYGVLTTVLPLLTYKPSETQKPKFEEEKGKVENNRKRKDEPMQEPEESDDDDYDDE; encoded by the coding sequence ATGATGCGGAGTCGGGGCTTTACACTGATTGAGTTAATGATTGCCATACTGATTTTTGCCATGATCAGTACCGCTGCTTATAAATTGTTCGACTCCGTCAGCCGGGCGCAGCAGGTAACCGATGGGATTCTGGATCATCTTGATGTACTGCAGAGGACCATGGTGGTCATTGAGAAAGACCTGATTCAGGTTGCTCCCAGACCTGTCCGGGACGAATTCGGTGACAGGCAGAAAGCTGTGCAGGCTCCCGGTAGAAATGGTGAACTGCTCGAATTTACCCGGTTTGGCTGGCGAAATCCGCTTCAGGAGATCCGCAGCAATATGCAAAGGGTTGCCTACGCCCTGGAAGAAGAAGAACTGGTTCGGTATTACTGGCTGATGCTGGACAGGGCTCCAGACCCGGTGGTAGTCCGACAGGTATTGATGCAGGGTGTGACCGGTGTGCGGCTGAAGTTCATGGATGAAAAGAAACGCTGGCAGTCAACATGGCCACCCAAAAAACAGGGGCAGCAGGCAGCAGCAACGCCAACAGCAACAGGAGCTGGTGGAGCTGGTAAAGAGGGCGGAGAAGAACGGCCACAGATGCCTCATGCCCTGGAGCTGACCTTCCAGCACCGTGAATATGGGGTGCTGACTACGGTTCTTCCGCTGCTGACTTATAAGCCGTCAGAAACACAGAAACCGAAGTTTGAAGAAGAAAAAGGCAAGGTTGAAAATAATAGAAAGAGAAAAGATGAGCCCATGCAGGAACCGGAGGAGTCTGACGATGATGATTACGATGATGAGTAA
- the gspK gene encoding type II secretion system minor pseudopilin GspK: MMITMMSKTSMNRQRGIALIYVLLIFAMITLMASQMVTSLWLHTEKNARFLERIQAKHHALSAEQYVALLLEQDFEDDKKKKRQVDHERERWNVTTVGYPVEQGSVELEIVDENGRFNLNWLNAEALDGKRFTTQFETILKNLGIDTQLIYAIKDWIDSDQEPSETGAEDNHYLVLDPHRRTADFPLVSLSELRLIQGVGKQEFELLTPLVTVLPKESKVNVNSALPEVLRSLSDKITEGDAQSIIDSRTDEGFAKLEDMTKLPALKDKTAELKAAGFEFTSSYFNVYIKATYRDTVFYLRTLLVRNADGKVQVAGREIGPNDYRVTAKKES; this comes from the coding sequence ATGATGATTACGATGATGAGTAAGACTTCAATGAACCGGCAAAGAGGCATAGCCCTGATTTATGTGCTGTTGATTTTTGCCATGATCACACTGATGGCTTCGCAAATGGTGACCAGTCTCTGGTTGCACACTGAAAAAAACGCCCGTTTTCTGGAGAGAATACAGGCTAAGCATCATGCGCTATCAGCAGAGCAATACGTTGCATTGCTGTTAGAGCAGGACTTTGAAGACGATAAAAAGAAAAAAAGGCAGGTTGACCATGAGCGGGAACGCTGGAATGTCACTACCGTAGGCTATCCGGTTGAGCAGGGCAGTGTAGAGCTGGAGATTGTCGATGAAAACGGCCGCTTCAACCTAAACTGGCTGAATGCCGAGGCGCTTGACGGCAAGAGGTTTACAACCCAGTTTGAAACCATTCTGAAAAATCTTGGTATTGACACTCAACTGATCTATGCCATTAAAGACTGGATTGACAGTGATCAGGAGCCATCAGAGACGGGGGCTGAAGACAATCATTATTTAGTGCTCGATCCTCACCGAAGAACGGCCGACTTTCCGCTGGTCTCTCTCTCGGAATTACGCCTGATTCAGGGTGTCGGTAAGCAGGAATTTGAGCTGCTGACGCCATTGGTGACAGTGCTGCCAAAAGAATCAAAAGTGAATGTTAACAGTGCACTGCCAGAAGTCCTGCGGTCATTGTCCGATAAAATTACAGAAGGTGATGCGCAGTCTATTATTGATTCCCGTACGGATGAAGGCTTTGCCAAGCTGGAAGATATGACAAAGCTGCCGGCTCTGAAAGATAAAACTGCTGAGCTGAAAGCGGCTGGGTTTGAGTTCACCAGCAGTTATTTTAACGTTTATATAAAGGCAACGTACCGTGACACGGTTTTCTATCTGAGAACGTTACTGGTTCGAAATGCTGATGGAAAGGTTCAAGTCGCAGGGCGTGAAATTGGACCAAACGACTACCGGGTGACAGCCAAGAAGGAATCCTGA
- the gspL gene encoding type II secretion system protein GspL has protein sequence MKSILLIRIHPATAAISGSSLTQWGIFSGQGELQGDVHVSELGTVKRDYLSVKGLETDQNALAEEDYLPDQVTLLLPGSLAFHRFLPINSGQRKHLNTALPYMLEEDLAEDVDTLHLASQLSSDKEKVSVSGFSHKQFQALLDSLDEQGLSVDSTLAETQLLETEAGQVALLMESQSVTVRMPDQAANHLDYDALRFVLEGLNRSGNDGDIVQSPDLETEIPAITSIKVFYPEDSFAPGDDKFEQVRSWLNEQGWLVEEEGLNTSVFEHFVSLYFNRRKNIRSALVDLRTGAYQCPRRASRRLRKWKPMALIASLWLMLEMGLMVGEGVTFQHEAAQFWDKSASLYLEVFPQDQQVREALESEHRSVNVKSRMESRLKTAGTHPASKPFLPLLKKVSAVSASLPEARIKPVSMDFNDTTGNLVLELRAESLESVNKLLAATKSAGLMAKLDSANQEKNGVNARMTISR, from the coding sequence ATGAAAAGCATCCTGTTGATACGAATTCATCCTGCCACTGCTGCTATCAGTGGCAGTTCACTGACCCAATGGGGAATCTTCTCCGGTCAGGGTGAACTTCAGGGCGATGTCCATGTTTCGGAACTGGGTACGGTCAAGAGAGATTATCTTTCCGTCAAAGGACTGGAAACGGACCAGAACGCTCTGGCTGAGGAGGATTACCTTCCGGATCAGGTAACCCTTCTGTTGCCCGGAAGCCTTGCTTTTCACCGTTTCTTGCCCATCAATAGTGGGCAGCGGAAACATTTGAATACTGCTTTACCTTACATGCTCGAAGAAGACCTTGCCGAAGATGTTGATACTCTCCATCTTGCCAGCCAGCTCTCTTCAGACAAGGAAAAGGTCTCTGTATCCGGATTTTCCCATAAACAGTTTCAGGCACTGCTGGACAGTCTGGATGAACAGGGACTGAGTGTTGATAGTACACTGGCTGAGACCCAGTTACTTGAAACAGAAGCCGGACAGGTTGCGCTTTTAATGGAAAGCCAGTCTGTCACTGTACGAATGCCTGATCAGGCTGCAAACCATCTGGATTACGATGCACTGCGCTTTGTTCTGGAAGGCCTGAACCGTTCAGGCAACGATGGTGACATCGTGCAGAGCCCTGACCTTGAAACCGAAATTCCTGCCATCACCAGTATTAAAGTTTTTTATCCTGAAGACTCTTTTGCGCCCGGAGATGATAAGTTTGAGCAGGTGCGTTCGTGGCTGAATGAACAGGGCTGGTTGGTTGAAGAAGAAGGTTTAAACACCTCGGTGTTTGAGCATTTTGTCAGTCTCTACTTTAACCGACGTAAAAATATTCGTTCAGCTCTGGTTGATTTACGCACCGGAGCCTATCAATGCCCAAGGCGGGCCAGTCGGCGTTTACGCAAATGGAAACCTATGGCGCTGATAGCCAGCCTCTGGCTTATGCTGGAAATGGGTTTGATGGTTGGCGAAGGGGTTACTTTTCAGCATGAAGCGGCCCAGTTCTGGGATAAAAGCGCCTCGCTGTATCTGGAAGTTTTCCCCCAGGATCAGCAGGTTCGTGAGGCTTTAGAGAGTGAACATCGGTCAGTCAATGTAAAAAGCAGAATGGAAAGTCGGCTGAAAACGGCAGGTACTCATCCAGCCAGTAAGCCATTCCTGCCACTGTTAAAAAAAGTATCGGCCGTATCTGCTTCTTTGCCCGAGGCCAGAATAAAGCCAGTCAGCATGGATTTTAACGATACAACCGGCAATCTTGTGCTGGAACTCAGAGCCGAGAGTCTTGAATCGGTCAATAAACTGCTTGCTGCGACGAAGTCAGCGGGGCTGATGGCAAAGCTGGACAGCGCCAATCAGGAAAAGAACGGTGTTAACGCAAGAATGACCATCAGCAGGTGA
- the gspM gene encoding type II secretion system protein GspM: MQKLIAEIQENPFWQQLQTRYELLSSRDRQALNWLGAFLLVAMVYLLIWEPLSNWSESQREDYQRQQVVLEWMSDHYEAARDQQKKQKTAGGQREISSIVASTAKQAGVTLSRVQPDRKGLGVWIEDAAYQKFLSWLVVLNTKFELSIQQVRLDKAKEEGRVKIYLHLSN; encoded by the coding sequence ATGCAAAAACTAATTGCAGAGATTCAGGAAAATCCATTCTGGCAGCAGTTGCAAACTCGCTATGAATTGCTGTCATCAAGGGATCGGCAGGCTTTAAACTGGCTCGGAGCGTTTTTACTGGTAGCCATGGTATATCTGCTAATCTGGGAACCTCTTAGCAACTGGAGTGAAAGCCAGAGAGAAGATTATCAAAGGCAGCAGGTAGTGCTTGAATGGATGAGTGACCACTATGAAGCGGCCAGAGATCAACAGAAAAAACAGAAAACGGCGGGTGGTCAGAGAGAAATTTCATCCATTGTTGCCAGTACTGCAAAGCAGGCTGGTGTTACCCTCAGCCGGGTGCAACCGGATAGAAAAGGCTTGGGGGTGTGGATTGAAGATGCCGCTTATCAGAAGTTTCTTAGCTGGCTGGTAGTACTCAATACCAAGTTTGAATTATCCATTCAGCAAGTCAGGCTGGACAAAGCCAAGGAAGAAGGTCGGGTTAAAATCTACCTCCACTTGTCCAACTGA
- a CDS encoding transposase: MLIRPLPVVTAFLDALNDSLKSINSSAQLSRSKKVALGVFIMGIVVTKTINWAAFERRSLGRFKATRLCWMFYQAEIAWQSLLQASVRNILLRYGIQSGTLAIDDTGKKRTKRTSKIDGAHKIKDKSTGGYFNGQELVFMVLVTEVATFPVGFRFYIPDPELSAWRKKDKALRKQGIQKKERPNRPEPDHVRYPTMQSLTLVMLQEFVDSFPNITIKAILADALYGTGDFMDKAAEITGGAQVVSQLRSNQKVSNRNHSEATLKAYFSRQKGAETQLIIRGGKEEQVTMLAARLYVKAHGKRRFVIALKYEGEEDYRYLVASDMSWRHTDIARIYTLRWLVEVFIQDWKAHCGWNRLSKQQGADGSQRGVILSLLCEHMLLLHPEQFVLLKNKQAGMPAGCLIERLNAEALLATVKSVVESEDPDTELKALALALEHTLPKRESSRHMAGRDLGEQKATDSLKAHARKFKLLDAA, encoded by the coding sequence TTGCTAATTCGCCCATTACCCGTTGTCACTGCCTTTCTGGATGCTTTGAATGATTCGCTCAAGTCCATCAATTCCTCTGCGCAGTTGAGTAGATCCAAGAAAGTGGCACTGGGCGTTTTTATCATGGGAATCGTTGTAACTAAAACTATTAACTGGGCTGCTTTTGAGCGCAGAAGCTTAGGCAGATTCAAAGCGACCCGTCTGTGCTGGATGTTTTATCAAGCAGAAATTGCATGGCAAAGCCTGCTACAGGCCAGCGTCAGAAATATTCTTCTACGCTATGGAATACAAAGTGGAACCCTTGCTATCGACGATACAGGAAAAAAGCGCACTAAAAGGACTTCAAAAATCGACGGTGCCCATAAGATAAAAGACAAATCAACAGGTGGTTATTTTAATGGGCAGGAACTGGTGTTTATGGTGCTCGTTACTGAAGTAGCTACCTTTCCAGTAGGGTTTCGCTTTTATATTCCTGACCCTGAGTTATCTGCATGGAGGAAGAAAGACAAGGCGCTCAGGAAGCAAGGCATTCAGAAAAAAGAACGACCGAACCGTCCTGAGCCAGATCATGTTCGTTACCCCACCATGCAGTCGTTGACGCTGGTTATGCTGCAAGAATTTGTTGATTCGTTTCCCAACATTACGATCAAAGCAATTCTCGCTGATGCACTGTATGGCACAGGAGACTTTATGGATAAGGCTGCGGAAATAACAGGCGGAGCCCAGGTTGTCAGCCAACTGCGCTCGAATCAGAAAGTATCCAACCGAAACCACTCGGAAGCGACTCTCAAAGCTTACTTTTCGCGCCAGAAAGGCGCTGAAACTCAACTCATAATACGCGGTGGCAAAGAAGAGCAGGTCACGATGCTGGCTGCTCGGCTGTATGTTAAGGCTCATGGGAAAAGACGTTTTGTTATTGCCCTGAAGTATGAGGGTGAAGAGGATTATCGCTATCTGGTGGCTTCAGATATGTCATGGCGGCATACCGACATAGCCAGGATTTACACCTTGAGGTGGTTGGTCGAGGTTTTCATTCAAGACTGGAAAGCTCATTGTGGCTGGAACAGGTTGAGCAAACAGCAAGGTGCTGACGGATCGCAGCGCGGCGTGATCCTGAGCCTGCTGTGCGAACACATGCTGTTACTGCACCCTGAGCAATTCGTCCTACTGAAAAACAAACAGGCCGGAATGCCCGCAGGCTGTCTGATCGAACGCCTCAATGCAGAAGCCTTGCTTGCTACGGTGAAATCAGTGGTTGAATCGGAAGATCCAGATACCGAGCTTAAGGCTCTGGCCTTAGCCTTAGAGCATACTTTGCCCAAGCGGGAGTCGAGCAGGCATATGGCTGGTAGAGACCTGGGAGAACAAAAGGCAACTGACTCACTCAAAGCACACGCCCGGAAGTTTAAACTTTTAGATGCAGCTTAG
- the istA gene encoding IS21 family transposase produces MRKIREILRLRHECNLSTRQISASARVSTGAVSKYLKLFEKSGLSWPLPDDMDDSALINRLSPETSNRKHQGFIEPDWTEVHSSLKRKGMTKQLLWEEYCEVYPHNAYSHSQFCHRYNEWCKKQKRSMRQQHKGGEKLFVDYAGLTVPIASKETGETSPAQIFVAVLGASNYTYAEATWTQGSVDFIGSQVRAFQFFGGVPEMLVPDNLRSAVTKACRYDPEINRSYQHMAEHFGCSILPARPYKPKDKAKVEAGVQLVERWILMRLRHTTFFSLSELNWEIRRLLEDLNHRPFKQLPGCRRSQFELLDRPALSPLPRQPYEYLEFKMARVNIDYHVQFSSHYYSVPHQLVREQVAIRGSHNTVQILYKGKPVTSHVRQYAAGGFTTKPEHMPKRHQKQQQWTPGRLLRWAQKLGPDVLRFTRQLLDGKQHQEQAYRACLGLLNLEREYGQQRLNAACDRAIKTGGRRVGNVRSILKSGLDKVPIELPQESDNERVTRSHENIRGAGFFQ; encoded by the coding sequence ATGCGAAAAATTCGGGAAATCCTTCGACTCCGCCACGAGTGCAACCTGTCTACCCGGCAAATATCCGCCAGCGCCAGAGTCAGTACCGGGGCGGTCAGCAAGTATCTGAAGTTATTTGAAAAGTCCGGGCTGTCCTGGCCTTTGCCAGACGATATGGACGACTCTGCCCTGATAAACCGGTTGTCGCCTGAGACATCAAACCGCAAACACCAGGGCTTTATCGAACCCGACTGGACGGAGGTTCACAGCAGCCTTAAGCGTAAGGGCATGACCAAACAGCTGCTCTGGGAAGAGTACTGCGAAGTTTACCCCCACAATGCCTACAGCCACAGTCAGTTCTGCCACCGCTACAACGAGTGGTGCAAGAAGCAGAAACGCTCTATGCGCCAACAGCATAAGGGCGGCGAGAAGCTGTTTGTGGATTACGCCGGGCTGACTGTTCCCATTGCCAGCAAGGAAACGGGCGAGACATCACCTGCCCAGATCTTTGTGGCGGTGTTGGGAGCGTCCAATTATACCTACGCAGAAGCCACCTGGACCCAGGGTTCGGTAGACTTTATTGGTTCTCAGGTCCGGGCGTTCCAGTTCTTTGGCGGAGTTCCCGAAATGCTGGTACCGGACAACCTGCGCAGTGCTGTGACCAAGGCCTGCCGTTATGATCCGGAGATTAACCGCAGTTACCAGCACATGGCTGAACACTTCGGCTGCTCCATTCTGCCTGCACGCCCTTACAAGCCAAAAGACAAGGCCAAGGTAGAAGCCGGTGTACAACTGGTGGAACGCTGGATTTTAATGCGTCTGCGTCATACAACGTTCTTCTCCCTGTCAGAACTGAACTGGGAAATACGACGCCTGCTGGAAGACCTGAACCACCGGCCATTCAAACAGCTGCCCGGTTGCCGGCGCAGCCAGTTTGAGTTGCTAGACAGGCCTGCGTTGTCTCCCTTGCCCAGGCAGCCTTATGAGTACCTTGAGTTCAAGATGGCCAGGGTCAACATTGACTATCACGTGCAGTTCAGCAGCCATTACTACTCCGTGCCACACCAGCTGGTCAGGGAGCAGGTGGCAATCCGTGGCAGCCATAATACTGTCCAGATCCTCTACAAAGGCAAGCCGGTCACCAGCCATGTCCGGCAATACGCAGCCGGAGGTTTCACCACCAAGCCGGAGCATATGCCGAAACGCCACCAGAAACAGCAACAGTGGACACCGGGGCGGCTGTTGCGCTGGGCGCAAAAGCTGGGGCCGGATGTTCTGAGGTTTACCCGACAGTTACTGGACGGCAAGCAGCACCAGGAGCAGGCTTACCGGGCTTGCCTTGGACTGTTAAACCTTGAGCGTGAATACGGACAACAGCGGCTGAACGCCGCCTGCGACCGGGCTATCAAAACCGGAGGCCGTCGGGTAGGCAATGTACGCTCCATCCTGAAATCCGGGCTGGACAAGGTACCCATTGAGTTGCCACAGGAAAGCGACAATGAACGGGTTACACGCAGCCATGAAAACATCCGTGGCGCAGGCTTCTTCCAGTGA
- the istB gene encoding IS21-like element helper ATPase IstB, whose protein sequence is MINQTMTRLRSLRLSGMAEALALQQEQPGTYEGLSFEERLALLVDQEDADRSNKRLARLLRAARFKLSATLEDIDYEQPRGITKSQMATLVTCDWLRRKQNLLITGPCGTGKSWLSCAFGHGACLRGLSTRYFRTSRLLEAMTIAHGDGSYSKQLKQLARVDLLILDDWGLEPLSQNQRNDLLEIMDDRHNHSSTIVTSQLPVSKWHDSIGDATLADAILDRLAHNAHRIKLKGESMRKTRAKLDDREHPS, encoded by the coding sequence ATGATCAATCAAACGATGACCCGGTTACGTAGCCTGCGACTGAGCGGCATGGCCGAAGCCCTTGCCCTGCAACAGGAGCAACCCGGCACTTACGAAGGACTCAGCTTCGAAGAACGACTGGCCCTGCTGGTCGACCAGGAAGACGCTGACCGCAGCAACAAACGGCTGGCCAGACTGCTCAGGGCAGCCCGGTTCAAACTGTCTGCCACGCTGGAAGACATTGACTATGAGCAGCCACGGGGCATTACCAAATCACAGATGGCGACACTGGTCACCTGTGACTGGCTCAGACGAAAACAGAACCTCCTGATTACCGGCCCTTGCGGCACAGGGAAAAGCTGGTTGAGCTGTGCCTTCGGACATGGTGCCTGTCTGCGAGGCCTGAGTACTCGCTATTTCCGTACGTCAAGATTACTGGAGGCAATGACCATTGCCCATGGTGATGGCAGTTACAGTAAACAACTCAAACAGTTAGCCAGGGTTGACCTTCTGATCCTTGATGACTGGGGATTGGAGCCACTCAGCCAGAACCAGCGTAATGACCTGCTAGAAATTATGGATGACCGTCATAACCACAGTTCTACCATCGTAACCAGTCAACTACCGGTCTCAAAGTGGCATGACAGTATTGGTGATGCCACCCTGGCCGACGCCATTCTGGATCGACTGGCCCACAACGCCCACCGGATAAAACTCAAAGGAGAGTCCATGAGAAAAACAAGGGCAAAACTGGATGATCGTGAACACCCAAGCTAA